A genomic region of Arachis stenosperma cultivar V10309 chromosome 9, arast.V10309.gnm1.PFL2, whole genome shotgun sequence contains the following coding sequences:
- the LOC130948874 gene encoding F-box/LRR-repeat protein At1g48400-like translates to MDRISLLPDSILCDILSYPQQKNAILTQRNVDYPIERFRFTCYQISQSLLLTWLNAVIGLHLQELHLDINPMFGINLPEAILTCPSLKSLTLKRESSLYCYPKFPNVYLPSLKNLELDALFVDPSKLLSGCPVLENLKLFLQSHDFFPVYVPTIQEKDLLQFF, encoded by the coding sequence ATGGATAGGATCAGTTTGTTACCGGACTCTATCCTCTGCGACATTCTCTCTTACCCCCAACAAAAGAATGCTATTCTAACTCAGCGCAACGTAGATTACCCCATTGAAAGGTTCCGCTTCACTTGCTATCAAATTTCACAGAGTCTCTTATTAACATGGCTTAATGCCGTCATTGGTCTCCATCTTCAAGAACTGCATCTCGACATTAATCCAATGTTTGGAATTAACTTGCCTGAAGCCATACTCACTTGTCCATCACTAAAATCCCTTACTTTAAAACGTGAGTCTTCTTTGTATTGTTATCCAAAGTTTCCAAATGTTTATCTGCCATCCCTCAAGAACCTAGAGTTGGATGCCCTCTTTGTGGACCCCAGCAAGCTTTTATCCGGCTGCCCTGTTCTTGAAAATCTTAAGCTTTTTCTACAAAGCCACGATTTTTTTCCTGTTTACGTACCCACAATCCAGGAAAAAGATCTTCTCcagtttttttaa
- the LOC130948875 gene encoding uncharacterized protein LOC130948875, translating to MVEAHLDIVHDGVKHVGWVPDLLHALRKTKFLALRGHTTQCLFSGQAFKFPEFPGLLNLELDVPSFKTNFLLNFLHNCYVLESLVIHDVFEGVDLLQVEYYGSTSSTMVPNCVTSHLKNFEFRGYQNSCMSVNLSG from the exons ATGGTAGAGGCACATCTTGATATTGTTCATGATGGTGTTAAGCATGTTGGTTGGGTGCCCGACCTTCTCCATGCACTCcgtaaaacaaaatttttggcATTGAGAGGTCACACAACACAG TGCTTATTTAGTGGTCAAGCTTTTAAGTTTCCAGAATTTCCCGGTTTGCTCAATCTAGAGCTTGATGTTCCAAGTTTCAAAACGAATTTCCTGCTAAACTTCCTTCATAATTGTTATGTGCTTGAATCTCTGGTGATTCATGATGTTTTCGAG GGAGTAGATTTACTCCAGGTGGAGTATTATGGGTCAACATCATCAACTATGGTTCCCAATTGTGTGACATCACATCTCAAGAATTTTGAGTTTAGAGGATATCAAAACTCTTGCATGAGCGTGAATTTATcgggctaa
- the LOC130951896 gene encoding F-box/FBD/LRR-repeat protein At5g53840-like — translation MKMDRISFLPNSILCNILSYLPTKEAVSTSILSSRWRQVCKELQVFDIDDTPFRSGLEWEARFVSYVNAILSQRSADYPIQKFRLTCNKVSKSLLLTWLNAVIGPHLQELYLSIDLPIKLPEAILTCPSLKSLILKRDSFLDSYPKFSNVYLPSLKNLELDIVYMDPSKLLSGCPVLENFKLILQVHDNSCVALIPTMQQMPRTLKSLIIEDNTFFNGVSHRLILIDTPSLEYLHIKIMTLLNSKLEFSFSNFINIVEAHLDLLHDCIYHVGWVPHLLHALRETKLLALKGYSTLCLFSAPAFEFPEFHRLLNLELDVPCFSINFLLNFLHNSHVLEALVIHDISKEKYFHLVEYDVPAPPTMVPNCVTSHLKNFEFRGFEDSVDKREFIAYLLQRGLALEIVTIHLNYVFNQETKYDIVRELSAIPRGSTTCQLNFIDQNAVEHG, via the exons ATGAAGATGGATAGGATCAGTTTTTTACCCAATTCTATCCTTTGCAACATTCTCTCATACCTCCCAACAAAAGAAGCTGTATCCACCAGCATCCTCTCTAGCAGGTGGCGCCAAGTTTGTAAGGAACTCCAAGTCTTTGACATAGATGATACACCCTTTCGGTCCGGTCTGGAATGGGAAGCTCGATTTGTTTCATATGTGAATGCTATTCTATCTCAGCGCAGTGCAGATTACCCCATCCAAAAGTTCCGCCTCACTTGCAATAAAGTTTCAAAGAGTCTCCTCTTAACATGGCTTAATGCCGTCATTGGGCCCCATCTTCAAGAACTCTATCTCAGCATTGATCTACCAATCAAGCTGCCTGAAGCCATACTCACTTGTCCATCACTCAAGTCCCTTATTTTGAAACGTGATAGTTTTTTGGATTCTTATCCAAAGTTTTCAAATGTTTATTTGCCATCCCTCAAGAATCTAGAGTTGGATATCGTCTATATGGACCCCAGCAAGCTTTTATCCGGCTGCCCTGTTCTTGAAAATTTTAAGCTCATTTTACAGGTCCACGATAATTCTTGTGTTGCTCTCATACCTACAATGCAGCAGATGCCTCGCACATTGAAAAGTTTAATCATTGAAGATAACACATTTTTTAATGGGGTTAGCCATCGTTTGATTTTGATAGACACGCCATCTCTTGAATAccttcatataaaaataatgacccTCTTGAACTCTAAGCTAGAGTTTTCTTTTAGCAATTTCATTAACATAGTGGAGGCACATCTTGATCTTCTTCATGACTGTATTTACCATGTCGGTTGGGTGCCCCACCTTCTCCATGCACTGCGCGAAACAAAATTGTTGGCATTGAAAGGTTACTCAACACTG TGCTTATTTAGTGCCCCAGCTTTCGAGTTTCCAGAATTTCACCGTTTGCTCAATCTAGAGCTTGATGTTCCATGTTTCAGCATAAACTTCCTGCTAAACTTCCTTCATAATTCTCATGTACTTGAAGCTCTTGTGATTCATGATATTTCAAAG gaaaaatattttcatcTGGTGGAGTATGATGTGCCAGCACCACCAACCATGGTTCCTAATTGTGTGACTTCACATCtcaagaattttgaatttagagGATTCGAAGATTCTGTAGATAAGCGTGAATTTATTGCATATCTTTTACAAAGAGGACTTGCTTTGGAGATAGTTACAATTCATCTGAATTATGTTTTCAACCAAGAGACAAAGTATGATATTGTTAGGGAATTATCTGCTATACCAAGGGGCTCTACAACATGTCAGCTAAATTTCATTGACCAAAATGCTGTTGAACATG GTTGA